From Cellulomonas chengniuliangii, the proteins below share one genomic window:
- a CDS encoding diacylglycerol/lipid kinase family protein — MTRVAVVANPVKLDDPDSVRRVVDGVLADRGLEPALWLETTEEDPGCGPTREALDQGADLVCALGGDGTVRAVGEALAGGDVPLGLLPAGTGNLLARALGLPLTSLEDALDIALDGRTHRLDVGGLRVDGSDEELVFLVMAGMGLDAEAMAHADERLKGAVGWPAYLVSGARAAVRGGFVASVQTRGGKAVTRTVRAVVIGNSGRLQGGVELLPDASLDDGLLDVAVVAPRGLVGWIRTITTVVSSGRGHAHLERRQTTDVRVSTRHPTEVQLDGDALGEHRVLTCRVRPGALPVRLPAEHD; from the coding sequence ATGACCCGGGTCGCCGTCGTCGCGAACCCCGTCAAGCTCGACGACCCAGACTCGGTGCGGCGCGTCGTCGACGGAGTGTTGGCGGACCGCGGGCTGGAGCCCGCGCTGTGGCTGGAGACGACCGAGGAGGACCCGGGCTGCGGGCCAACCCGCGAGGCGCTGGACCAGGGCGCCGACCTGGTGTGCGCGCTCGGCGGCGACGGCACCGTGCGCGCCGTCGGCGAGGCGCTGGCGGGTGGCGACGTCCCGCTCGGGTTGCTGCCGGCGGGCACCGGCAACCTGCTCGCCCGCGCGCTGGGCCTCCCCCTCACCAGCCTCGAGGACGCGCTCGACATCGCGTTGGACGGCCGGACCCACCGGCTCGACGTCGGAGGGCTGCGCGTCGACGGGTCGGATGAGGAGCTGGTGTTCCTCGTCATGGCGGGCATGGGGCTGGACGCCGAGGCGATGGCCCACGCGGACGAGCGGCTCAAGGGCGCCGTCGGATGGCCGGCCTACCTCGTGTCCGGCGCGCGGGCGGCGGTGCGCGGTGGCTTCGTCGCCAGCGTGCAGACCCGTGGCGGCAAGGCGGTGACGCGCACGGTCCGCGCCGTCGTCATCGGGAACAGCGGGCGCCTGCAGGGCGGAGTCGAGCTCCTGCCGGACGCCAGCCTCGACGACGGGCTGCTCGACGTCGCGGTCGTCGCCCCGCGGGGCCTCGTCGGCTGGATCCGCACGATCACGACGGTCGTCTCATCCGGCCGTGGCCACGCGCACCTGGAGCGGCGCCAGACGACGGACGTGCGGGTGTCCACGCGCCACCCCACCGAGGTGCAGCTCGACGGCGACGCCCTCGGCGAGCACCGGGTGCTCACCTGTCGGGTCCGGCCGGGCGCGCTCCCGGTGCGGCTGCCCGCTGAACACGACTGA
- a CDS encoding MarR family winged helix-turn-helix transcriptional regulator, with translation MTTQPGALDELLAARDELEDLLVAQRLHAISSRTHLTAQQVRVLAVLQVSGAVPAGEVARLLDVTPATTTGIVDGLVGLGLVARRAGADDRRVRLLSITEHGQEVLRDTVVMPDSFGRELLERLTPDEVSGLLVGIRGMMRVASEGCAG, from the coding sequence ATGACGACGCAGCCCGGCGCCCTCGACGAGCTGCTCGCCGCCCGCGACGAGCTCGAGGACCTGCTCGTCGCCCAGCGCCTGCACGCCATCTCCTCCCGCACCCACCTCACCGCGCAGCAGGTCCGGGTCCTCGCCGTCCTCCAGGTGTCAGGCGCCGTCCCCGCGGGTGAGGTCGCCAGACTGCTCGACGTCACCCCGGCCACGACCACGGGCATCGTCGACGGGCTCGTGGGGCTCGGCCTCGTCGCCCGGCGCGCCGGGGCCGACGACCGCCGCGTGCGCCTGCTCTCCATCACCGAGCACGGCCAAGAGGTGCTCCGCGACACCGTGGTGATGCCCGACTCCTTCGGCCGGGAGTTGCTCGAACGCCTCACGCCCGACGAGGTCTCCGGGCTGCTCGTGGGCATCCGCGGGATGATGCGCGTCGCCAGCGAGGGCTGCGCCGGCTGA
- a CDS encoding NADPH-dependent F420 reductase — MTTIGLIGSGDIGSTVARLAVAAGHDVVLSNSRGPETLRDLVSELGPRARAATPAEAASAADIVVVAVPLRAYLDVPVEPLAGKVVIDANNYYPARDGVVDELENRSTTTGELLQKHLPNARVVKGLNNIWVEHLRSLARPAGSADRSALPITGDDSAAKQTVSEFFDSIGFDTVDAGPLAENWRTQRDTPAYAIPYGAELASGPLPARPAGAEVVRAALAAAEWAAT, encoded by the coding sequence ATGACGACGATCGGGCTGATCGGCAGCGGCGACATCGGCAGCACTGTGGCGCGGTTGGCGGTCGCCGCCGGTCATGACGTGGTGCTCAGCAACTCACGTGGCCCGGAGACCCTCCGGGACCTCGTGTCCGAGCTGGGGCCGCGGGCGCGGGCCGCGACCCCCGCGGAGGCCGCATCGGCTGCGGACATCGTGGTGGTGGCCGTGCCGCTGCGGGCATATCTCGACGTCCCGGTGGAGCCCCTGGCGGGCAAGGTGGTCATCGACGCCAACAACTACTACCCGGCACGGGACGGCGTCGTCGACGAGCTGGAGAACCGGTCCACCACCACCGGTGAGCTGCTGCAGAAGCACCTCCCGAACGCCCGCGTGGTCAAAGGCCTCAACAACATCTGGGTCGAGCACCTGAGGTCGCTGGCGCGGCCGGCCGGCAGCGCGGATCGGTCGGCGCTGCCGATCACCGGTGACGACTCGGCCGCGAAGCAGACGGTGAGCGAGTTCTTCGACAGCATCGGCTTCGACACCGTGGATGCCGGCCCACTCGCCGAGAACTGGCGCACGCAGCGCGACACCCCCGCGTATGCCATTCCGTACGGCGCCGAGCTGGCATCCGGCCCGCTTCCCGCAAGGCCCGCAGGCGCCGAGGTCGTTCGCGCGGCACTCGCCGCGGCGGAGTGGGCCGCGACCTAG
- a CDS encoding MarR family winged helix-turn-helix transcriptional regulator: MPSPTPWLDQDERSAWISLMAMLASVPPAIDAQLKGDSGLNFFEYSMLSQLSGAPDRALQMSGLAQLVGGTLSRLSHAASRLEAQGLVRRRVATGESRCTELVLTDEGMTLLENAAPGHVREARRLVFDVLTREQVVHLREIAQALVRVAAPDVAEALQRAIEAADAAEKRQTDADDRRLD; the protein is encoded by the coding sequence GTGCCCAGTCCCACCCCGTGGCTCGACCAGGACGAGCGGTCCGCCTGGATCTCACTGATGGCCATGCTGGCGAGCGTTCCGCCGGCGATCGACGCGCAGCTCAAGGGCGACTCGGGGTTGAACTTCTTCGAGTACTCGATGCTGTCGCAACTGTCCGGCGCCCCCGACCGTGCGCTACAGATGAGCGGGCTGGCCCAGCTGGTCGGCGGCACACTCTCGCGGCTGTCCCACGCCGCGAGCAGGCTCGAAGCCCAAGGCCTGGTCCGCCGGCGCGTGGCCACCGGCGAGTCCCGCTGCACCGAGCTGGTGCTCACCGACGAGGGCATGACGCTGCTCGAGAACGCGGCCCCAGGCCACGTCCGGGAGGCGCGCCGACTGGTCTTCGACGTGCTCACCCGGGAGCAGGTGGTTCACCTCCGCGAGATCGCCCAGGCGCTGGTCAGGGTCGCGGCCCCGGACGTCGCCGAGGCGTTACAGCGGGCGATTGAAGCCGCTGACGCGGCGGAGAAGCGCCAGACCGACGCCGACGACCGCCGCCTCGACTGA
- a CDS encoding phosphatase PAP2 family protein, with the protein MRLDLDRHTNDPSIPTARQVRHDLAVRVGVPAVVLWLAVVGLGLLVTGPLAALGERELTVNEWFVAHRTELLDSLTHIWSPIGTTETVIGICLVVVGAVWWRTRQWWYAVVPAIAVATQAAVFLVAALVVGRERPDVAQLDVAPPTSSFPSGHSGAATALYVTLAMMAQRVERTWVRVSVTVILLVLPMLVVYSRLYRGMHHVSDVIVGVLNGLVCAVLAWNYLRTSPRPARDATAVRAVERAR; encoded by the coding sequence ATGAGGCTGGACCTGGACAGGCACACGAACGACCCCTCCATACCCACGGCTCGGCAGGTGCGGCACGACCTGGCGGTCCGGGTGGGTGTGCCCGCTGTCGTGCTGTGGTTGGCGGTGGTCGGGCTCGGGCTGCTGGTCACCGGCCCACTGGCGGCGCTCGGCGAGCGCGAGCTGACGGTCAACGAGTGGTTCGTGGCGCACCGCACGGAGCTGCTCGACTCGCTCACGCACATCTGGAGCCCGATCGGCACCACGGAGACCGTCATCGGGATCTGCCTCGTGGTGGTCGGCGCCGTGTGGTGGCGCACCCGGCAGTGGTGGTACGCCGTCGTGCCCGCGATCGCTGTCGCCACGCAGGCCGCGGTGTTCCTGGTGGCGGCGCTCGTGGTCGGCAGGGAACGGCCAGACGTGGCGCAGCTGGACGTGGCGCCGCCGACGTCGAGCTTCCCGAGCGGGCACTCCGGCGCCGCGACGGCGCTGTACGTCACGCTCGCGATGATGGCTCAGCGCGTGGAACGCACCTGGGTGCGCGTCAGCGTCACGGTGATCCTGCTCGTGCTGCCGATGCTCGTCGTCTACTCCCGCCTCTACCGCGGGATGCACCACGTGAGCGACGTCATCGTCGGCGTGCTCAACGGCCTGGTGTGCGCGGTGCTGGCCTGGAACTACCTGCGCACGTCGCCGCGCCCGGCACGCGACGCCACCGCTGTGCGCGCCGTCGAGCGTGCCCGATGA
- a CDS encoding phosphatase PAP2 family protein, with translation MSRTLLRSGRHDPLSARAATAAPGRARRLLRAAAAAAATASAVLALGLLVRDQWGPLVGFDQRAVAAATSFAAARPALVDALLAWQWAFEGRRLVFPVVAACLLVWWRTGMRTRTWWALGTMLAAWGFANVAKEVARLARPVLDDPIAHAPGYSFPSGHASTTAAWTTALVVLVWPLLRSRWLKAGAVVGAASLMVLTALDRVMLGAHYPSDVFAGAVLGVGLVLASYLGYRGWSPPHDTALVDPIDRSTEAAR, from the coding sequence ATGAGCCGGACCCTCCTGCGCTCCGGGCGCCACGACCCCTTGTCCGCGCGTGCGGCGACGGCAGCACCCGGCCGAGCCCGCAGGCTGCTGCGCGCCGCCGCCGCGGCTGCAGCGACGGCGTCGGCCGTGCTCGCCCTGGGCCTGCTGGTCCGCGACCAGTGGGGCCCGCTGGTGGGGTTCGACCAGCGGGCCGTGGCCGCGGCCACCTCGTTCGCCGCAGCCCGCCCGGCCCTGGTCGACGCGTTGCTCGCCTGGCAGTGGGCGTTCGAGGGGCGGCGCCTCGTCTTCCCGGTCGTCGCGGCGTGCCTGCTCGTCTGGTGGCGGACGGGGATGAGGACGCGGACCTGGTGGGCGCTCGGGACGATGCTCGCGGCGTGGGGGTTCGCGAACGTGGCGAAGGAGGTGGCGCGTCTGGCCCGACCGGTGCTGGACGACCCGATCGCCCACGCCCCGGGCTACTCGTTCCCGTCGGGCCACGCCTCGACCACGGCCGCCTGGACGACGGCGCTCGTCGTGCTCGTCTGGCCGCTCCTGCGCAGCCGCTGGCTGAAGGCGGGGGCGGTCGTCGGCGCCGCGTCGCTCATGGTGCTCACCGCGCTGGACCGGGTGATGCTCGGCGCCCATTACCCGTCCGACGTGTTCGCCGGCGCCGTCCTCGGCGTCGGACTCGTCCTGGCGTCCTACCTCGGGTACCGGGGCTGGTCGCCGCCGCACGACACCGCACTGGTGGATCCGATCGACCGATCGACGGAGGCAGCTCGATGA
- a CDS encoding efflux RND transporter permease subunit, producing MYRLARLSLAQRAVTALVTVAVTLLGLVSLGSLKQELIPSVSFPTAAVLAVAPGSSPDVVEQQVTVPLENAIQGVRGVEDVTSSASTGLTVSTVTFTYGTDMASATSQLTAAISRVQRQLPADVDPQVIAGSIDDLPVVQLAAAGSADPKALAQAVDEVLVPELEELDGIRDVTVTGSAARQITLDVDPAALAAAGLTPTDVSSVLQQNGITLPAGTVTEGHTTWSVQAGAPITSVEQLAALPLTGATGAVAPLGDVVDVIDGEQAQTSFSRLDGEPSLAVAITKTPDGNTVDVSHEVNDVLASARDSLAARGVTVSIVFDQAPFIEESIHGLATEGGLGLLFAVIVILAFLASVRSTLVSAVSIPLSLLVAFAVMNVTGYTLNLLTLSALTIAIGRVVDDAIVVIENIKRHLSYGEPKREAIIGAVREVGGAITASTVATVAVFAPIGFVGGVVGELFRPFAMTVAIAMGASLLVALTIVPVLAYWFLKEPAHADAEEAARVREAAEAKERTGIWQRAYVPTLNAALRRPWTAIAVAGAVLVGTLALVPRLETNLLGDTGQDTATVTQTFAPGTSLQAQDDAARTVEQALADVPGVMTVLTTVGNDGLATLFGGGSAPKASYSLTLDEDADAGRVQDDARAAIADLGAAPTTQLTVSGGEAAFGSSTVDLVITADDNDALADVATTVTDAVSDVDGVESVTNNLAADQQIVDVTVDRDKAAAAGLSETALAGMVTAVMQPSQIGQLDLGDGPVTVRMQVGDAPATLDALAATPVLTAGGPVPLSSLATVEKVDVPSAITRVDGSRSATVSVTPAGQDVGSLSQSLQKVVDEMELPAGAHVELGGVAADQQDAFGDLGLALLLAIAIVYIVMVATFNSLAQPFILLISVPFAATGALGALLVTGTPLGVPALIGMLMLVGVVVSNAIVLIDLINQYRAAGRPLLEAVTEGARQRLRPIVMTAAATIFALLPMAFGATGGGAFISQPLALVVIGGLLSSTLLTLVVVPALYTLYEGRGERRSARHAQRAEEPAVRVTV from the coding sequence GTGTACAGACTCGCCCGGCTGTCGCTCGCCCAGCGCGCAGTGACCGCCCTCGTGACCGTCGCGGTCACGCTCCTCGGCCTCGTCAGCCTCGGGTCGCTCAAGCAGGAGCTCATCCCGTCCGTTTCCTTCCCGACCGCCGCGGTCCTCGCCGTGGCGCCCGGCTCGTCGCCCGACGTCGTCGAGCAGCAGGTCACCGTGCCACTGGAGAACGCCATCCAAGGCGTGCGCGGCGTCGAGGACGTGACCTCGTCCGCGTCCACGGGCCTGACCGTGTCCACCGTGACGTTCACCTACGGCACCGACATGGCCTCCGCGACGAGCCAGCTCACCGCGGCCATCTCCCGCGTGCAGCGCCAACTGCCCGCCGACGTCGACCCGCAGGTGATCGCCGGATCCATCGACGACCTGCCTGTGGTGCAGCTCGCCGCCGCGGGCAGCGCCGACCCGAAGGCGCTCGCGCAGGCCGTCGACGAGGTCCTCGTGCCCGAGCTCGAGGAGCTCGACGGCATCCGCGACGTCACCGTCACCGGCTCCGCCGCCCGGCAGATCACGCTCGACGTCGACCCCGCCGCCCTCGCCGCCGCGGGCCTCACGCCCACCGACGTGTCCTCCGTGCTCCAGCAGAACGGCATCACGCTCCCGGCCGGCACCGTCACCGAGGGGCACACCACCTGGTCGGTGCAGGCGGGCGCGCCGATCACCAGCGTGGAGCAGCTCGCCGCCCTGCCGCTGACCGGCGCGACCGGAGCCGTGGCGCCGCTCGGCGACGTCGTCGACGTCATCGACGGCGAGCAGGCGCAGACGTCGTTCTCGCGCCTCGACGGCGAGCCGTCGCTGGCCGTCGCGATCACCAAGACGCCGGACGGGAACACCGTCGACGTCTCGCACGAGGTGAACGACGTCCTCGCGTCCGCCCGCGACAGCCTCGCGGCGCGCGGCGTGACCGTGTCCATCGTCTTCGACCAGGCCCCGTTCATCGAGGAGTCCATCCACGGCCTGGCCACCGAGGGCGGGCTCGGCCTGCTGTTCGCGGTCATCGTGATCCTGGCGTTCCTCGCGTCGGTGCGCTCCACGCTCGTGTCCGCCGTGTCGATCCCGCTGTCGCTGCTCGTCGCGTTCGCCGTCATGAACGTCACCGGCTACACCCTCAACCTGCTCACGCTGTCCGCGCTCACCATCGCCATCGGCCGCGTGGTCGACGACGCGATCGTCGTCATCGAGAACATCAAGCGGCACCTGTCCTACGGGGAGCCGAAGCGCGAGGCGATCATCGGCGCCGTCCGCGAGGTCGGCGGCGCGATCACCGCATCGACCGTCGCGACCGTCGCCGTGTTCGCGCCCATCGGGTTCGTCGGCGGCGTGGTCGGAGAGCTGTTCCGGCCCTTCGCCATGACCGTCGCGATCGCCATGGGCGCGTCGCTGCTCGTCGCGCTCACCATCGTGCCGGTCCTCGCGTACTGGTTCCTCAAGGAGCCCGCGCACGCCGACGCCGAGGAGGCGGCACGGGTGCGCGAGGCCGCCGAGGCCAAGGAGCGGACCGGGATCTGGCAGCGCGCGTACGTGCCGACCCTGAACGCCGCCCTGCGCCGGCCGTGGACCGCGATCGCCGTCGCCGGCGCGGTGCTCGTCGGCACGCTCGCCCTGGTCCCCCGCTTGGAGACGAACCTGCTGGGCGACACCGGGCAGGACACCGCGACCGTCACGCAGACGTTCGCACCCGGCACCTCGCTGCAGGCCCAGGACGACGCCGCCCGGACCGTCGAGCAGGCGCTCGCCGACGTCCCCGGCGTCATGACCGTGCTCACCACGGTCGGTAACGACGGGCTCGCCACGCTGTTCGGCGGCGGCTCCGCCCCGAAGGCGTCCTACTCCCTCACGCTCGACGAGGACGCCGACGCCGGGCGCGTGCAGGACGACGCCCGGGCCGCCATCGCGGACCTCGGCGCCGCGCCGACCACGCAGCTCACCGTCTCCGGCGGCGAGGCCGCGTTCGGCAGCTCGACCGTTGACCTCGTCATCACCGCCGACGACAACGACGCGCTCGCCGACGTCGCCACCACGGTCACCGACGCGGTGTCCGACGTCGACGGCGTCGAGAGCGTGACGAACAACCTCGCCGCCGACCAGCAGATCGTCGACGTCACGGTCGACCGCGACAAGGCCGCCGCCGCCGGGCTGTCGGAGACGGCGCTCGCGGGCATGGTCACCGCGGTCATGCAGCCGTCCCAGATCGGCCAGCTCGACCTCGGGGACGGGCCCGTCACGGTCCGCATGCAGGTCGGGGACGCCCCCGCGACCCTCGACGCGCTCGCCGCGACGCCCGTGCTGACCGCGGGCGGCCCGGTGCCGCTGTCGTCGCTCGCCACCGTCGAGAAGGTGGACGTCCCGTCCGCCATCACCCGCGTCGACGGCTCGCGCTCCGCCACCGTCTCCGTCACGCCCGCCGGGCAGGACGTCGGCAGCCTGTCGCAGTCGCTGCAGAAGGTCGTCGACGAGATGGAGCTGCCCGCCGGCGCCCACGTCGAGCTCGGCGGTGTCGCCGCCGACCAGCAGGACGCGTTCGGCGACCTGGGGCTCGCGCTGCTGCTGGCGATCGCGATCGTCTACATCGTCATGGTCGCGACGTTCAACAGCCTCGCCCAGCCGTTCATCCTGCTCATCTCCGTGCCGTTCGCCGCGACCGGCGCCCTCGGCGCCCTGCTGGTCACCGGCACGCCGCTCGGCGTCCCGGCGCTCATCGGGATGCTCATGCTCGTCGGTGTCGTCGTGTCCAACGCGATCGTGCTGATCGACCTCATCAACCAGTACCGGGCCGCCGGACGGCCCCTGCTCGAGGCCGTCACCGAGGGCGCCCGCCAGCGGCTGCGGCCCATCGTCATGACCGCCGCGGCGACGATCTTCGCGCTGCTGCCCATGGCGTTCGGCGCGACCGGCGGCGGGGCGTTCATCTCCCAGCCGCTCGCGCTCGTCGTCATCGGCGGCCTGCTCTCGTCGACGCTGTTGACCCTGGTCGTTGTCCCGGCGCTGTACACGCTGTACGAGGGCCGAGGAGAGCGGCGGTCCGCTCGTCACGCGCAGCGGGCCGAGGAACCGGCCGTGCGCGTGACCGTCTGA
- a CDS encoding FMN-dependent NADH-azoreductase — MSVLRIDASIQGQRSASTELADVVEAEWSATRRETAFVRRHLGAEPLPGDAWAAAVHAGFTPEDQRTPAQRDAVALARTLADELRQAEAAVLALPLYNWGVSQHVKTWIDLAIAGGENGERLLEGKHAIVLTTRGGGYAPGTPREGWDHNTEYLRRIIGDVWGAELTLIERELTLAGVNPAMDPFLESAELMKKVAHEAASQAGRTAAASATGR, encoded by the coding sequence ATGTCCGTCCTTCGCATCGACGCCAGCATCCAGGGTCAGCGCTCAGCCAGCACAGAACTTGCCGACGTCGTCGAGGCCGAGTGGTCCGCCACCCGCCGAGAGACCGCCTTCGTCCGCCGCCACCTGGGCGCCGAGCCGCTTCCCGGCGACGCCTGGGCGGCGGCCGTCCACGCCGGGTTCACCCCCGAGGACCAGCGCACACCCGCCCAGCGCGACGCCGTCGCCCTCGCCCGCACCCTCGCCGACGAGCTGCGGCAGGCCGAGGCGGCCGTCCTCGCGCTGCCCCTCTACAACTGGGGCGTCTCCCAGCACGTCAAGACCTGGATCGACCTGGCCATCGCCGGCGGGGAGAACGGCGAGCGGCTGCTCGAGGGCAAGCACGCGATCGTGCTCACCACCCGGGGCGGTGGGTACGCGCCCGGCACTCCACGCGAGGGCTGGGACCACAACACCGAGTACCTGCGTCGCATCATCGGCGACGTGTGGGGCGCCGAGCTCACCCTCATCGAGCGCGAGCTCACCCTGGCCGGAGTCAACCCCGCCATGGATCCGTTCCTGGAGTCCGCCGAGCTCATGAAGAAGGTCGCCCACGAGGCGGCCTCGCAGGCCGGCCGCACGGCAGCCGCTTCGGCGACGGGTCGTTGA